In a genomic window of Streptomyces sp. NBC_00525:
- a CDS encoding DMT family transporter — protein MAEMKTAAAAAGGLVTALAFGGMFAVAKSAFVHVDPFHLTLARFALGSAIFVLALLAVEGRAALRTDGRLLRLWGLGSLGFAAFNLLTYVGLQSTPAPTASLIMAAMPAITVIVMWTRTGKRPTGVTLGLVLLALTGVAMVLGNGNPLAVFTGGIGAGGLVILAGVIGWVVYTTGAAGFPSFSVLRYTALTSVLGTLTIAAVTLTAGFAGWIPTPSAADYAAGWWQILYMAVPATAVAILAFNHATRTLGPANGVLFINLVPLTAFAIEAVRGHRPTAAELAGVALTLAAVIANNLYGRRAAGRAPAAAPTGKTLTTAA, from the coding sequence ATGGCCGAGATGAAGACCGCCGCCGCAGCCGCCGGGGGGCTGGTCACCGCCCTCGCCTTCGGCGGCATGTTCGCCGTCGCCAAATCCGCCTTCGTCCATGTGGACCCCTTCCACCTCACCCTGGCCCGCTTCGCCCTCGGCTCCGCGATCTTCGTGCTCGCCCTGCTGGCCGTCGAAGGCCGCGCCGCGCTGCGCACCGACGGCAGGCTGCTGAGGCTCTGGGGGCTCGGCTCGCTCGGCTTCGCGGCCTTCAACCTGCTCACCTATGTCGGCCTCCAGTCCACCCCGGCCCCCACCGCCTCGCTGATCATGGCCGCGATGCCCGCCATCACCGTCATCGTGATGTGGACCCGCACCGGGAAGCGGCCCACCGGCGTCACCCTCGGCCTCGTCCTGCTCGCCCTGACCGGCGTCGCCATGGTCCTGGGCAACGGCAACCCGCTCGCCGTCTTCACCGGCGGCATCGGCGCCGGCGGGCTCGTCATCCTGGCCGGCGTCATCGGCTGGGTCGTCTACACGACCGGCGCCGCCGGCTTCCCGTCCTTCTCCGTCCTGCGCTACACCGCTCTCACCAGCGTCCTGGGCACCCTCACCATCGCCGCCGTCACCCTCACCGCCGGGTTCGCGGGCTGGATACCCACCCCGTCCGCCGCCGACTACGCGGCCGGCTGGTGGCAGATCCTCTACATGGCCGTGCCCGCCACCGCCGTCGCGATCCTCGCCTTCAACCACGCCACCCGCACCCTGGGCCCCGCCAACGGCGTCCTGTTCATCAACCTCGTCCCCCTCACCGCCTTCGCCATCGAAGCGGTACGGGGCCACCGGCCCACCGCGGCCGAACTCGCGGGCGTCGCCCTCACCCTCGCCGCGGTCATCGCCAACAACCTCTACGGCCGCCGCGCCGCCGGCCGCGCCCCCGCCGCGGCGCCGACCGGAAAGACCCTGACCACGGCGGCGTGA
- a CDS encoding ArsR/SmtB family transcription factor: protein MKPLQHPRAEDINIYAVLHALAEPARMQIVRTLAAAGGKPCGTFGINLSKSTLSAHFKVLREAGIIRQETAPGNSRLNTLRRTELDARFPGLLASVLDAVDRTEPPLPAA from the coding sequence GTGAAGCCGCTCCAGCACCCCCGTGCCGAGGACATCAACATCTATGCCGTGCTCCACGCGCTGGCCGAACCGGCCCGTATGCAGATCGTGCGGACCCTCGCCGCGGCCGGCGGCAAGCCGTGCGGCACCTTCGGCATCAACCTGAGCAAGTCGACCCTGTCCGCGCACTTCAAGGTGTTGCGCGAGGCCGGGATCATCCGCCAGGAGACAGCCCCCGGCAACTCCCGCCTCAACACGCTGCGCAGGACGGAACTCGACGCCCGTTTCCCCGGCCTGCTCGCCTCCGTGCTCGACGCGGTCGACCGGACCGAGCCCCCGCTCCCGGCCGCCTGA